In Acidimicrobiia bacterium, the following proteins share a genomic window:
- a CDS encoding CotH kinase family protein, producing the protein MTSRSRHLAWRRNWWLIAALSSFTAGMLVLMGTEKVVPYTTSKSLAAQTKVDGAAKAKTITAARGLPGKNINNTVDAFDHSIVHRVSISMSTTAYDAMILDYQVDGVKTWHVATVVIDGVRIKNVGVRLKGNSTLIGLRNSGPNPAGGIAASLGTLSPDEPQKMPFLLRFDEFVAGQRYQGVNELALRTSGGFGGDASQLTEYVANVLTEETGQPFLRTTTTGMTFNGSPEGFYLLVEHPDDYWARRMIPGTQPAVYKAIVGASFHYVGAEPALYVNVFNQQAETLDLGPGPMIEFLRFVEESTDREFEAHLADRLDVEQFARYLAFHNILVDPDSLAGTGNNYYLLYDPKLRRMTFAAWDQNLAFGRLGFGGGPYRPYYEDGSGLGSLAGNIPGLEELIPGSALGEPNILVTRFLASPKFRAVYNEAYRELFKSMLKAGRATALLDELGTVIRKANEERNLVDPARFESDLERNHSFIADRVEYLLTLPPVGG; encoded by the coding sequence ATGACATCGCGAAGTCGTCACCTCGCGTGGCGACGCAACTGGTGGCTGATCGCCGCGTTGAGCAGCTTCACCGCGGGCATGTTGGTGCTCATGGGCACCGAGAAGGTCGTCCCGTACACGACGAGCAAGTCGCTCGCGGCGCAGACGAAGGTTGACGGTGCCGCGAAGGCCAAGACGATCACCGCAGCGCGCGGGCTGCCTGGGAAGAACATCAACAATACAGTCGACGCCTTCGACCATTCGATCGTCCACCGCGTGTCGATCTCGATGTCGACGACTGCCTACGACGCCATGATCCTGGACTACCAGGTGGATGGCGTGAAGACCTGGCATGTGGCAACCGTCGTCATCGACGGCGTGCGCATCAAGAACGTGGGTGTGCGGCTCAAGGGCAACTCCACACTGATCGGGCTTCGCAACAGCGGTCCGAACCCGGCGGGGGGGATCGCGGCGTCGCTCGGCACCCTCAGCCCCGACGAGCCCCAGAAGATGCCGTTCCTCCTCCGCTTCGACGAGTTCGTGGCCGGCCAGCGCTACCAAGGCGTGAACGAGCTCGCGCTGCGCACCTCCGGCGGGTTCGGCGGCGACGCGAGCCAGCTGACCGAGTACGTCGCCAACGTGCTGACCGAGGAGACCGGCCAACCGTTTCTCCGAACGACGACCACCGGGATGACCTTCAACGGCTCACCGGAGGGCTTCTACCTCCTGGTCGAGCACCCCGACGACTACTGGGCGCGGCGGATGATCCCGGGCACGCAGCCGGCCGTGTACAAGGCGATCGTCGGCGCGAGCTTCCACTACGTGGGCGCAGAGCCTGCGCTGTACGTGAACGTGTTCAACCAGCAGGCCGAGACGTTGGACCTCGGCCCCGGTCCAATGATCGAGTTCCTACGGTTCGTCGAAGAATCCACCGATCGAGAGTTCGAGGCGCACCTTGCCGATCGTCTCGACGTCGAGCAGTTCGCGCGGTATCTCGCGTTCCACAACATCCTCGTAGATCCCGACTCGCTCGCCGGGACGGGAAACAACTACTACCTGCTCTACGACCCGAAGCTGCGAAGGATGACGTTCGCCGCGTGGGATCAGAACCTCGCATTCGGCCGGCTCGGTTTTGGCGGCGGCCCGTACCGCCCGTACTACGAGGACGGCTCTGGTCTTGGATCCTTAGCCGGGAACATCCCGGGGCTCGAAGAGCTGATCCCCGGTAGCGCCCTTGGCGAGCCGAACATCCTCGTGACGCGCTTCCTCGCGTCGCCGAAGTTCCGCGCCGTCTACAACGAGGCGTACCGCGAGCTCTTCAAGAGCATGTTGAAGGCTGGCCGAGCGACCGCGTTGCTCGACGAACTCGGCACGGTGATCCGGAAGGCCAATGAAGAGCGGAATCTGGTCGACCCGGCCCGGTTCGAGAGCGATCTCGAGCGCAACCACAGCTTCATCGCCGATCGCGTCGAGTACTTGCTCACACTCCCCCCGGTCGGCGGATGA